One Streptomyces sp. R28 DNA window includes the following coding sequences:
- a CDS encoding putative immunity protein — MILPKDRDPRFTTIRRGGTLTDSDHRLLALWAAACAEHVLHLFESAQPSDPRPRQAVEQIRAWARGEIRMSQSRAAGGHAMAAARVLTGAARHAAFAAGQAAVVAHVAAHELGAAAYAIKAVRAATSAGEAEEAGRLECRWQREQLPDAIRELVMDDQRLRNDICWSVFDC; from the coding sequence ATGATCCTGCCCAAGGACCGCGACCCCCGGTTCACCACCATCCGCCGCGGGGGGACGCTCACGGACTCCGACCACCGGCTTCTGGCGCTGTGGGCGGCCGCGTGTGCGGAGCACGTTCTGCACCTCTTCGAGTCGGCGCAGCCCTCGGACCCCCGGCCTCGTCAGGCGGTCGAGCAGATTCGGGCATGGGCTCGCGGAGAGATCAGGATGTCCCAGTCCCGTGCGGCGGGTGGCCATGCCATGGCTGCGGCGAGAGTGCTGACCGGAGCGGCTCGGCACGCGGCATTCGCCGCCGGCCAGGCCGCGGTGGTGGCCCATGTCGCCGCGCATGAGCTGGGTGCCGCGGCCTACGCGATCAAGGCTGTGCGTGCGGCGACCTCCGCGGGTGAGGCCGAGGAAGCCGGACGGCTCGAATGCCGCTGGCAGCGCGAACAGCTCCCGGATGCGATTCGCGAACTCGTCATGGACGACCAGCGCTTGCGCAACGACATCTGCTGGTCGGTCTTCGACTGCTGA
- a CDS encoding gamma-glutamylcyclotransferase family protein produces MTLSPRLPFFVYGTLRPGEPNHDHFLRGRTLTEEPARLVGAVLYDGPGYPYAVEERDGGGTVYGDLVTARPEEYPALLAALDRLEEYAPDDPRNLYDRIARQVIRDFDGTAVQAWVYVAAPSVAARLRAHGRLIESGDWAIRPG; encoded by the coding sequence GTGACCCTCTCTCCTCGACTCCCGTTCTTCGTCTACGGCACCCTGCGCCCAGGAGAGCCCAACCACGACCACTTCCTGCGCGGCCGCACCCTCACCGAGGAACCGGCACGACTCGTCGGTGCGGTGCTGTACGACGGCCCGGGCTACCCGTACGCCGTCGAGGAACGGGACGGCGGCGGCACGGTGTACGGCGACCTCGTCACCGCCCGCCCCGAGGAGTACCCCGCGCTCCTGGCGGCCCTGGACCGGCTGGAGGAGTACGCCCCGGACGACCCGCGCAACCTCTACGACCGCATCGCCCGCCAGGTGATCCGCGACTTCGACGGAACGGCCGTACAGGCCTGGGTGTATGTCGCCGCCCCCTCCGTCGCCGCCCGCCTGCGCGCCCACGGCAGGCTCATCGAGAGCGGCGACTGGGCGATCCGGCCCGGCTGA
- a CDS encoding winged helix-turn-helix transcriptional regulator, whose product MAIGRRPGAYVCGTDAAMDVIGGKWKVLILWELSERPHRFGELRRELPGVTEKVLAAQLRELEADGIVHREAYDEVPPRVEYSLTPRGTSLNAALAPLGVWGKENILGARPAGLERSAAAGEVREDDDVALIAGRP is encoded by the coding sequence ATGGCGATCGGGCGACGTCCGGGGGCGTACGTCTGCGGGACCGACGCGGCGATGGACGTGATCGGCGGCAAGTGGAAGGTGCTCATCCTCTGGGAGCTGAGCGAGCGTCCGCATCGTTTCGGGGAACTGCGCCGGGAGCTGCCGGGCGTGACCGAGAAGGTACTCGCCGCACAGCTGCGGGAGTTGGAGGCCGACGGCATCGTCCACCGGGAGGCGTACGACGAGGTGCCGCCGCGCGTCGAGTACTCCCTGACGCCGCGAGGCACCTCGCTCAACGCGGCCCTTGCCCCGCTCGGGGTGTGGGGCAAGGAGAACATCCTGGGCGCTCGCCCGGCGGGGTTGGAGCGGTCAGCGGCTGCCGGTGAGGTGCGCGAAGACGACGACGTTGCCCTGATAGCCGGTCGTCCGTGA
- a CDS encoding NAD(P)/FAD-dependent oxidoreductase: MTSNTRVVVIGAGLAGVRLARRLGELGTPVTLIGDEEHRPYNRVLLAEVLAGRYSPDVIALPAPAQLTRARVTGIDREARSVECADGSKIAYDRLVLATGSNPVLPPLRGLFTPDHVLPEGVHAFRTMDDCLGLSKAVRPGVKAIVIGGGLLGVSAARALAQRGAQVILAQQAERLMERQLDPSASKLVRRHLGDLGVEVHTDLRVRDVRCVGGAVRSVEMADGYALDADLVVLACGVRPRAGLAQAAGLHVRKGIVVDDELRTSDPYIHAIGDCAQHDGNVYGLATPALEQAEVLAELLAGRANARYTGTRSLTRLTLPGQSAFDLAAFGETEPRPGDDVVQLTDATRGTYRKVVVRDDRLVGGVLVGELGTVGALARAWEGAEPLPDDGPLLHLLTNDGGS, translated from the coding sequence ATGACCTCGAATACGCGTGTGGTGGTGATCGGCGCCGGACTCGCGGGCGTACGACTCGCCCGGCGGCTCGGTGAGCTCGGCACGCCCGTCACGCTCATCGGCGACGAGGAGCACCGCCCGTACAACCGGGTGCTCCTCGCCGAAGTGCTGGCCGGACGGTACAGCCCCGACGTGATCGCGCTGCCCGCACCCGCGCAGCTCACCCGCGCCCGGGTCACCGGCATCGACCGGGAGGCACGGAGCGTCGAGTGCGCGGACGGGTCGAAGATCGCATACGACCGGCTGGTCCTGGCCACCGGCTCGAACCCGGTGCTGCCGCCCCTGCGCGGCCTGTTCACCCCCGACCACGTCCTGCCGGAAGGCGTCCACGCCTTCCGCACCATGGACGACTGCCTGGGCCTGTCCAAGGCGGTCCGGCCGGGAGTGAAGGCGATCGTCATCGGCGGCGGGCTCCTCGGGGTCTCCGCGGCCCGTGCGCTCGCCCAGCGCGGCGCCCAGGTCATCCTCGCCCAGCAGGCCGAGCGGCTCATGGAGCGCCAGCTCGACCCGAGCGCCTCGAAGCTCGTCCGGCGCCACCTGGGGGACCTCGGCGTCGAGGTCCACACCGACCTGCGGGTACGGGACGTGCGCTGTGTCGGCGGTGCGGTCCGCTCGGTCGAGATGGCCGACGGATACGCCCTCGACGCCGACCTCGTGGTCCTGGCCTGCGGCGTGCGCCCGCGCGCGGGTCTGGCTCAGGCCGCGGGACTGCACGTCCGCAAGGGGATCGTCGTCGACGACGAGCTGCGGACCTCCGACCCGTACATCCACGCCATCGGCGACTGCGCCCAGCACGACGGCAACGTCTACGGGCTGGCCACTCCGGCCCTCGAACAGGCCGAAGTACTGGCCGAGTTGCTGGCCGGGCGGGCGAACGCCCGGTACACCGGCACCCGTTCACTGACCCGGCTCACACTGCCCGGTCAGAGCGCCTTCGACCTCGCCGCTTTCGGCGAGACGGAGCCGCGCCCCGGGGACGACGTCGTCCAGCTCACGGACGCCACCCGAGGCACCTACCGCAAGGTCGTCGTCCGCGACGACCGCCTGGTCGGCGGGGTCCTCGTCGGCGAACTCGGCACCGTCGGCGCGCTCGCCCGCGCCTGGGAGGGAGCAGAGCCGCTCCCCGACGACGGCCCCCTGCTCCACCTGCTTACCAACGATGGAGGCTCCTGA
- a CDS encoding NAD(P)-dependent oxidoreductase yields MTDNPVTPRTPLTPLTLLGTGAMGTALARAWLSAGHPVTVWNRTPARAEPLAAEGATVAASAVEAVAASRLVVVCLLDDASVGAALEDADLTGRDLVNLTTGTPAQGRFRSAWAEARGARFLDAGIMAVPPMIGDAESGAYVLYSGSPGLFEEHGDTLAVPARTRYVGADPGFAALHDVALLSAMSGMFAGVLHAFALIRREDIAPKDFAPLLVSWLGAMAPAAHNAADQLQSGDCGKDVVSSLAMQVAGNATLLATAEEQGVSPELLTPYMSLLERWLAAGHGDEDTTGAVELLDTRRE; encoded by the coding sequence ATGACTGACAACCCGGTTACCCCTCGAACCCCCCTCACCCCCCTCACCCTCCTCGGCACCGGTGCCATGGGCACGGCCCTGGCCCGCGCCTGGCTCTCCGCCGGACACCCGGTCACCGTCTGGAACCGCACCCCGGCCCGGGCGGAGCCCCTGGCCGCCGAAGGCGCGACCGTCGCCGCGAGCGCCGTCGAGGCGGTGGCCGCGAGCCGGCTGGTCGTCGTCTGTCTGCTCGACGACGCCTCGGTCGGCGCGGCCCTCGAAGACGCCGACCTGACCGGCCGGGACCTGGTGAACCTCACGACCGGAACGCCCGCCCAGGGCCGCTTCCGCTCCGCCTGGGCCGAAGCGCGCGGCGCCCGTTTCCTGGACGCCGGGATCATGGCCGTACCGCCGATGATCGGGGACGCGGAGTCGGGGGCGTACGTCCTCTACAGCGGTTCACCCGGCCTCTTCGAGGAGCACGGCGACACCCTCGCCGTCCCGGCCCGCACCCGGTACGTCGGCGCGGACCCGGGCTTCGCGGCGCTGCACGACGTGGCGCTGCTGAGCGCGATGAGCGGCATGTTCGCGGGCGTCCTGCACGCCTTCGCGCTGATCCGCCGGGAGGACATCGCCCCGAAGGACTTCGCACCGCTGCTGGTGTCGTGGCTCGGCGCGATGGCACCCGCCGCGCACAACGCCGCCGACCAGTTGCAGAGCGGCGACTGCGGCAAGGACGTCGTCTCCAGCCTCGCGATGCAGGTCGCGGGCAACGCCACCCTGCTGGCCACGGCCGAGGAGCAGGGCGTGAGCCCGGAGCTGCTGACGCCGTACATGTCCCTCTTGGAGCGGTGGCTCGCCGCGGGGCACGGCGACGAGGACACGACGGGCGCGGTCGAACTGCTCGATACGCGACGGGAGTAG
- a CDS encoding alpha-N-arabinofuranosidase gives MPNATAVINLDIEGPTISRHLYGHFAEHLGRCIYGGFWVGEDSPIPNEGGIRLDVVQALRALNIPNLRWPGGCFADEYHWKDGIGPRDQRPRMVNTHWGDVEENNHFGTHEFMALCELLGAEPYISGNVGSGTVREMSEWVEYLTRDGDSPMARLRRANGRDEPWRVPFWGIGNETWGCGGNMRAEYSADLARQYATYCRDHGDNVLYRIASGATGDDYKWTETLMQQISCFGCEATPKNFFQGLSVHHYTLAGPWEAKGSATVFDTDDYYRTMVAARRIDTILTGHSTVMDIYDRGRTVGLVLDEWGTWWDVEPGTNPGFLYQQNSLRDALVASTHFDIFHKHAARLHMANIAQTVNVLQAMVLTDGDALVLTPTYHVFEMNKGHQDATSLAVHVRGDGIRRTVGDGELETLSTSASVKDGTVLVSLSNLDAEEPVEVTLDLRGRAIGEPTARILTADRPQDHNTPGTPGTVSPRPFDDLTTTGRGLSLTLPPHSFVNLRAQLR, from the coding sequence GTGCCCAACGCCACCGCGGTCATCAACCTCGACATCGAGGGCCCGACGATCAGCCGCCATCTGTACGGCCACTTCGCCGAGCACCTCGGCCGTTGCATCTACGGCGGCTTCTGGGTCGGGGAGGACTCGCCGATACCCAACGAAGGAGGGATCCGGCTCGACGTCGTCCAGGCGTTGCGGGCCCTGAACATCCCCAACCTGCGCTGGCCGGGCGGTTGTTTCGCCGACGAGTACCACTGGAAGGACGGGATCGGCCCCCGCGACCAGCGCCCCCGGATGGTCAACACCCACTGGGGCGACGTCGAGGAGAACAACCACTTCGGCACCCACGAGTTCATGGCTCTGTGCGAACTCCTGGGCGCCGAGCCCTACATCAGCGGCAACGTCGGCTCCGGCACCGTCCGGGAGATGAGTGAGTGGGTCGAGTACCTCACCCGCGACGGCGACAGCCCCATGGCCAGGCTGCGCCGTGCCAACGGCCGCGACGAGCCCTGGCGCGTACCGTTCTGGGGCATCGGCAACGAGACCTGGGGTTGCGGCGGCAACATGCGCGCCGAGTACTCAGCCGACCTGGCCCGCCAGTACGCCACGTACTGCCGCGACCACGGCGACAACGTGCTCTACCGCATCGCCTCGGGCGCTACCGGCGACGACTACAAATGGACCGAGACGCTGATGCAGCAGATCAGCTGCTTCGGCTGCGAGGCTACCCCGAAGAACTTCTTCCAGGGCCTCTCCGTGCACCACTACACGCTCGCCGGGCCCTGGGAGGCGAAGGGCAGCGCCACCGTCTTCGACACCGACGACTACTACCGGACCATGGTGGCCGCCCGCCGGATCGACACCATCCTGACCGGCCACTCCACTGTCATGGACATCTACGACCGGGGGCGTACGGTCGGCCTGGTGCTGGACGAGTGGGGCACCTGGTGGGACGTCGAACCCGGAACCAACCCCGGCTTCCTGTACCAGCAGAACAGCCTGCGCGACGCGCTCGTCGCCTCCACCCACTTCGACATCTTCCACAAGCACGCGGCCCGCCTGCACATGGCCAACATCGCGCAGACCGTCAACGTCCTGCAGGCCATGGTGCTCACCGACGGCGACGCACTGGTTCTGACCCCGACCTATCACGTCTTCGAAATGAACAAGGGCCACCAGGACGCCACTTCACTGGCCGTCCACGTCCGCGGCGACGGCATCCGGCGCACGGTCGGCGACGGGGAGCTGGAGACCCTGTCCACCTCCGCGAGCGTCAAGGACGGGACGGTCCTCGTCTCTCTCTCCAATCTCGACGCGGAGGAACCTGTCGAGGTGACGCTCGACCTGCGCGGCCGTGCCATCGGCGAGCCGACCGCCCGCATCCTGACCGCCGACCGGCCCCAGGACCACAACACCCCCGGCACTCCTGGCACGGTCAGTCCACGCCCCTTCGACGACCTCACGACGACGGGCCGGGGACTGTCCCTGACACTGCCTCCCCACTCGTTCGTCAACCTTCGGGCCCAGCTTCGCTGA
- a CDS encoding class F sortase codes for MRSHRRHRSRRSVGNAAIAAVTGLALCSGAWLLSSGADTHAPPQPSAAQARGAGETAEAGRAGEPSGTHADPHTEPNSARSNSAGRSSADPHSADPSSAALPPSPPDRIRIPSIRVDAPLMGLGLTRTGSLDVPPSERKNLAGWYEAGTTPGETGTAIVAGHVDNSDGPAVFYRLGALKKGSTIEVDRRDGGTALFSVDAVEVYDAKAFPDEKVYGPAPRPELRVITCGGGYSRTTGYQGNVVVFAHLTGSR; via the coding sequence GTGCGCAGTCACCGCCGTCACCGCAGTCGCCGCAGCGTCGGCAACGCCGCCATAGCCGCCGTCACCGGCCTCGCCCTGTGCTCCGGCGCCTGGCTGCTGAGCAGCGGCGCCGATACACACGCCCCGCCACAGCCGTCGGCGGCGCAGGCCAGGGGAGCTGGGGAAACGGCGGAGGCCGGGCGGGCCGGGGAGCCGAGCGGTACGCACGCCGACCCACACACCGAGCCGAACTCCGCCCGCTCGAACTCCGCAGGCCGCAGCTCCGCAGACCCGCATTCCGCAGACCCGAGCTCCGCCGCCCTCCCCCCCTCCCCTCCCGACCGCATCCGCATCCCCTCGATACGCGTCGACGCCCCCCTCATGGGCCTGGGCCTGACGAGGACGGGCAGTCTCGACGTCCCGCCCTCCGAGCGGAAGAACCTCGCCGGTTGGTACGAGGCCGGCACCACGCCCGGTGAGACGGGCACCGCGATCGTCGCCGGCCACGTGGACAACTCCGACGGGCCCGCCGTCTTCTACCGCCTCGGCGCCCTGAAGAAGGGCAGCACGATCGAGGTGGACCGACGGGACGGCGGCACGGCGCTCTTCTCCGTCGACGCCGTCGAGGTGTACGACGCGAAGGCCTTCCCCGACGAGAAGGTGTACGGCCCGGCCCCGCGCCCCGAGCTGCGGGTGATCACCTGCGGCGGCGGTTACTCACGGACGACCGGCTATCAGGGCAACGTCGTCGTCTTCGCGCACCTCACCGGCAGCCGCTGA
- a CDS encoding M4 family metallopeptidase → MSRIRPHIRGSRLATAGIAAVGATLLATALSPTAGADDSPTRATALENAASVLTDRAASLGLTAAQDTTVRDVIVDADGTQHVRYDRTYRQLPVLGGDFVVHLAKDGTYRSASRATKGAISLSSVTPRISAPKAADLAATLLRAANLGETLKRLTAKPELVVDVLHGTPKLAWRTDAVAQDSVGNPVARTVLTDALTGTRIDAWDSIETASGDGKSLYGGTVPLETTQSGSTYQLKDPTRGGTYTGDAENKTDLCLLTVCLNRAPATLFTDADNHWGTGTAADRSTAAVDAQYGTDMTWNYYKDVHGRNGIAGDGKGSFNRVHYGNAYNNAFWDDSCFCMTYGDGDGTQLGPLVSLDVAGHEMSHGVTSKTAALTYSGESGGLNEATSDIFGTLVEFHAANSSDPGDYLIGEKIVRSGFSRDALRYMDKPSKDGSSVDCWTTTTGDLDVHYSSGIGNHFAYLLAEGSGAKTINGVSYNSPTCNGSSVDGIGRAKLGKIWYRALTVYMTSSTNYAGARTATLNAAKDLYGAGSAEYNAVAAAWSAVGVG, encoded by the coding sequence ATGAGCCGAATACGGCCGCACATCCGGGGTTCCCGTCTTGCCACGGCGGGTATCGCCGCCGTCGGCGCCACCCTGCTGGCCACCGCCCTCTCCCCCACCGCCGGCGCGGACGACAGTCCGACCAGGGCCACCGCGCTCGAGAACGCGGCGTCGGTCCTCACGGACCGCGCGGCGAGCCTGGGGCTGACCGCCGCGCAGGACACCACCGTGCGGGACGTGATCGTGGACGCGGACGGCACCCAGCACGTCCGCTACGACCGTACGTATCGCCAACTCCCTGTCCTCGGCGGTGACTTCGTCGTCCATCTCGCCAAGGACGGCACATACCGCAGCGCCTCCCGCGCCACCAAGGGCGCGATCTCCCTGTCGAGCGTGACGCCCAGGATCTCGGCGCCGAAGGCGGCCGACCTCGCGGCGACGCTGCTGCGGGCCGCGAACCTCGGCGAGACGCTGAAGCGGCTGACGGCCAAGCCCGAACTGGTCGTCGACGTCCTGCACGGCACCCCGAAGCTGGCCTGGCGGACCGACGCGGTCGCCCAGGACTCCGTCGGCAACCCGGTCGCCCGCACGGTGCTGACCGACGCCCTGACCGGCACCCGGATCGACGCGTGGGACAGCATCGAGACGGCGTCCGGTGACGGGAAGTCGCTGTACGGCGGCACGGTGCCGCTGGAGACGACGCAGTCGGGATCGACGTACCAGCTGAAAGACCCGACACGCGGCGGCACTTACACCGGTGACGCCGAGAACAAGACGGACCTGTGCCTCCTGACCGTCTGCCTCAACCGCGCCCCGGCGACGCTCTTCACGGACGCCGACAACCACTGGGGCACGGGCACCGCGGCCGACCGCTCGACGGCGGCGGTGGACGCGCAGTACGGCACGGACATGACGTGGAACTACTACAAGGACGTCCACGGCCGCAACGGCATCGCCGGCGACGGCAAGGGTTCGTTCAACCGCGTGCACTACGGCAACGCCTACAACAACGCCTTCTGGGACGACAGTTGCTTCTGCATGACGTACGGCGACGGTGACGGCACCCAGCTCGGCCCGCTGGTGTCGCTGGACGTGGCCGGCCACGAGATGTCGCACGGCGTGACGTCGAAGACCGCGGCGCTGACGTACTCGGGCGAGTCCGGCGGCCTGAACGAGGCGACCTCCGACATCTTCGGCACGCTGGTGGAGTTCCACGCCGCCAACTCCTCTGACCCGGGCGACTATCTGATCGGCGAGAAGATCGTCCGGTCGGGCTTCAGCCGGGACGCCCTGCGCTACATGGACAAGCCGTCGAAGGACGGCAGCTCGGTCGACTGCTGGACCACGACGACCGGGGACCTCGACGTCCACTACTCGTCCGGCATCGGCAACCACTTCGCCTACCTGCTCGCCGAGGGCAGCGGCGCGAAGACGATCAACGGCGTCAGCTACAACTCGCCCACCTGCAACGGCTCTTCGGTGGACGGCATCGGCCGCGCCAAGCTCGGCAAGATCTGGTACCGGGCGCTGACGGTCTACATGACGTCCTCGACGAACTACGCGGGCGCCCGTACGGCGACGCTGAACGCGGCGAAGGACCTGTACGGGGCCGGAAGCGCGGAGTACAACGCGGTGGCGGCGGCCTGGAGTGCGGTGGGCGTGGGCTGA
- a CDS encoding sulfite exporter TauE/SafE family protein, with amino-acid sequence MPDISLTTVAVLCLAALAAGWIDAVVGGGGLLLLPTLLLGLPASTPAAYALGTNKAVAIVGTSGAAVTYARKAPVDVRLAVRIGLAALAGSSGGAFFAAGMSTEVLKPVIMVVLLAVAAFVILRPAFGTAPATGPATRRQVLAAIGLAGLGIGFYDGLIGPGTGTFLVLALTAVLHLDLVTASATAKIVNCCTNAGALATFAWQGTVLWQLAAVMAVFNLAGGMLGARTALKKGSGFVRAVLLTVVFALVAKLAYEQWVA; translated from the coding sequence ATGCCCGACATATCGCTGACCACGGTCGCCGTCCTGTGCCTCGCAGCCCTCGCGGCCGGCTGGATCGACGCCGTGGTTGGCGGCGGGGGCCTGCTCCTGCTCCCGACGCTGCTGCTCGGCCTCCCCGCGAGCACCCCGGCCGCGTACGCGCTCGGCACCAACAAGGCGGTCGCGATCGTCGGCACCTCGGGCGCCGCGGTGACGTACGCCCGCAAGGCGCCCGTGGACGTGCGGCTCGCCGTACGCATCGGGCTGGCGGCGCTCGCGGGCTCCTCCGGCGGCGCCTTCTTCGCGGCCGGCATGAGCACCGAGGTGCTGAAGCCTGTGATCATGGTGGTGCTGCTCGCCGTCGCCGCCTTCGTGATCCTGCGCCCCGCCTTCGGCACGGCACCGGCGACGGGCCCGGCCACCCGCCGCCAGGTCCTCGCCGCCATCGGCCTCGCGGGCCTGGGCATCGGCTTCTACGACGGACTGATCGGCCCCGGCACCGGCACCTTCCTGGTCCTCGCCCTCACCGCCGTACTCCACCTCGACCTCGTGACCGCCTCCGCCACCGCCAAGATCGTCAACTGCTGCACCAACGCCGGCGCGCTCGCCACCTTCGCCTGGCAGGGCACGGTGCTGTGGCAGCTGGCCGCGGTGATGGCCGTCTTCAATCTGGCGGGCGGCATGCTGGGGGCCCGTACGGCGCTGAAGAAGGGCAGCGGATTCGTCCGGGCCGTGCTGCTGACGGTGGTGTTCGCGCTGGTGGCGAAACTGGCGTACGAGCAGTGGGTGGCCTAG